The region TTGTCTAACATCAGCTTCACCTGAATCCCATAAGGTGAGTACATTCCAAGTTATTTTCCAGACTCAGAAAAGGCTCACGACGTGCCCAGACCCACAACTACTAAAGAGCCAGAGCTGGGTTTGAACTCAGGATGCGTTAACTGCTTTCCTGATTTCACAACACCCAATGAGACAGGAATAGTCTTCCCATTCTGTATCTGAGTAAACTGAAGGAGCAGGTAACTTGCCCACACTGTGGCTCTGTGACTGGGCTCCAGCCTCCTTTTGCTACCTTCTCAGGCAGGGCAGCTGCCCAGCCATGCTGCCCTCCTCAAGCCcgcccttccctgccccttcccttccccttcccttcctgtgaGCCAAGGCCTCTGCCAGAGAACTCTGCCCGTAGCCCTGGCCTATGCTTGCCTTCTAGGCTCTGGATGTCATCGAGAAAGCCCAGGACCTGGCAGAGGAAGTGGGGAACAAGGTCAGACCTGATTCTGTCTTCTGGGTCTGGAGTCAAGAGGCCAAGGTGGGATCTTGGGTGTGTGGGAAGGGCTACCCTGAGCCTGCACATGCCCTGAGCTCTTCTAGATCTCCAGGGGCTGCCACCACCCATTCCCAGACCCTGGCTGTTTCTCTTCCACCCACAAAGCACTTTGGAGGGCAGGGCAAGAAATCCGTAGCTCAGAGGACGTCAGAATTCCTCAGAGCTTCTTGATAGTCATTAGAACTCCTAACAGTGGGTCCAGTCACTAAGAGCTGGGTACACTCAGGTGCTTCTAGGTATTGGTCCCAGTCCTCACCGTCTCCCTGCGAGGTGAGCGCAAGCCCCATTTTTAGAGTTAAGGCAAGTGAGGCTCAGTGGGTTACTCCAGGTCTCACACTTTGTACCTGGTCTGTCTTAACTCTAAAGCCCGCATTCCTCCCATAGTGTATGTGGCCTCTCAATTTTAGGTTTAGTATCCAAacctttaaattttgaaaataagctCAGTGTTACTTGAGgtcttctagaaaatataaatttctctgGGATCCAGTGCACAGCACAACTAAAAcgccaaattttaaaaaagatttttatttatttacttgagagagagagagtgagaaagagcacaagccaggaggaggggcagagggagagggagaagtaggctcctcactgagcagagcccgatgcagggcctgatcccaggaccccgagatcatgacctaagccgaaggcagatgcccaacagactgagccacccagttgcccctaaaatgccaaatatctttatttttggaTAGATTATAGCTGCTCAGTTTTACCCAAGTATCTCAGGTTGGTCACAGATGCCAATGAGCTGTTTGTTATGTGTATTCAATTAACAAAAACAGAAGAGCAAATTCATTCTTATGGAATCAGTGCAGCAGATCTGGTcaataaaattcttcaaaaacatGGGGTTCCTAGGTAGTTCTAGGGGTGAAGACTGCTTACTTCACCCATCCTTTCATTCTGCATgaggggaaaccaaggcccagagggcAGGACGTTTCTCCTAGGCCCATCAGCCAGCCAAGAGCACCGCCAGGACCAGACCCTGTGTGTACTGACGGCTCAGTGGTCCTTCGGGGGCCACTTCTCGGGCTGGGCAAGGAGGGAGGCTCACTGGGACTGACTTGGTCTTGTCCCCTATGCCCGCTCTCTGCTCCCCACTGGCCCCAGCTAAGCCAGCTCAAGCTGCACTGCCTGAGCGAGAGCATCTACCGCAGCAAGGGGCTGCAGCGGGAGCTGCGTGCCCATGTCGTGCGCTTCCATGAGTGTGTGGAGGAGACTGAGCTCTACTGCGGGCTGTGTGGCGAGTCCATAGGTGAAAGGAACAGCCGGCTGCAGGCCCTGCCCTGCTCGCACATCTTCCACCTCAGGTGAGGGCTCCTGGCTTGTGGGCAGGGGGCTCTGTGGGGTACGCTAGGGCCCCAGCTGGCCTAACCACAGTAGTAATGTTGAGCGTAGTGCTCCCTTCGTTCTAAGTGCTTCCCCTGTAATAAATAACTCCTTGAatcctcccagcagccctgtgAGGTGGCCATCACTATTCTTCCAAAGAGAATTCAGAGAGGCCCCTCAAAGGCCATGGGATTCAGACACCCAGGGCTAGACCTGCCTCAGGGCTGGGACAGGTACCATTCTCCATGCTGACCTCCTGACCTCCTAGAAGCCCCAGAACAGAGTACCAGGGGCAAGCAGGGCCACCAGGCCCTACCTTCTCCCTTGACGCCTTCCCAGATCCTGtagaggggaggggtagggagagagcCCAGGCCCAGGATGAAAGCATGGGTTCAGTAAATAAACCTTTCCTTTGCCTCGAAAGGTGCCTGCAGAACAACGGGACGCGGAGCTGCCCCAACTGCCGCCGCTCATCCATGAAGCCTGGCTTTGTGTGAGTCCCATCAGCAGTCCTGGgctcctgcttcccctccccctgccccttcatCATGCCCAGGGCACCTGACTAGCCATACCTTGGATCCTGTTTACTCTTGGGGTAGCCGCCAGGACCTCCTCCAAACtcagccagggcccagggcctgccCGCTGTTGCTCCTCCAGGCTCAGCTGACCTCCCTGCCTCTTTGTACTTTgctctttatagaaaaataaactgtttgTACCTGACCCCAGCAATTCTGACTCTTTTTGCGGGTGTGCTGTGGCCAGCACAGGACAGCTTCTTCCCCAATTGGTCTTCTTGACTCTTGTCAGGCAACTCTAACAAGTGTGAGTTTGGGATCAGCAGCTCTTGTGCTGACAGCTGACTCACTGAACAACCCTGGACAAAGTCACTTAACTTTTATGATCGTCCATGCCCTTATCTAACATGGAGAATGATAGGAGTgcttgcctggctcagtcagtggagcgtgcaactcttgatcttggtgtcttgagttcgagccccacattgggcatagagcttactttaaaataaataaatagggatgcctgggtggctcagcagttgagcgtctgcctttggctcagggtgtgatccgggtctcgagattgagtcctgcattgggctccctaccgggagcctgcttctccctctgtgtctctgcctgtgtctcatgaataaataaataaaatctttataaataataaatgaatgaatgaataaataaataataaatgaaaaaattgcGAATGATGATCCAATTGTCCACTGGGCAGGGCTGttgagaggagggaagaaatgcTGTTACTGGCAGAGCTGGTTTGCCAAACTGAGCAGCTGCAAATGCTGTTACTTAAAGAAATCTCTGCCTTCAACTGCTTCAAGAAAACCACGAGGCAGGTTCTCACCAAGTTTGCAGATTGTTTGTGAAGGCTCGGCTTAAAAGAAATGCTTGGTGGCTGACATGAAGTTCATTTTAAAGGTGCCCTGGGTCTCACCTCACAGTGATATGCAGAGGATCCTCCGGAGCAAAGGACGCAGATACAACAAAAATGGGTCTCATGATCCAGAGATCTGCCCTACTTCCTGAGATGACAAGAAACGAGTACAGATGTTGGtcataatgtttttaattggAGAGGCTGTTGTCAATGGAGCTCATCCCACGTGGGCAGTTCTGTGGCGCTGCTCAAAAGTTAGCAGCAGCAGcgatttctctttaaaattggTTAATGATTCTCTCTGGTAGCCCTGGGCATGCCCTTTTTCTGGCCCTCTGCACACGCCTCTGCTGCCTATGGTTTGGGAGGCAGAGCCATCTCGAGAATCCTTTATTTCCTAGCTGCGCCAGATCCTGTGGTCGAGTCCCCGCTTCCAAAGCGCCCTTTCAATCACCGGCCAGcttaagactacatttcccaaagGCTCTCGAGGCTCCCATCGCTTCTCCCGCCCCTTCCGGTTTCACATCCAGGCTCCGCCCATCGCGCGCAGCGACCAATAGCGCATCCACCTGTCGCTCCGGCTTAAACAGGACGAGGGCGGTAACGCTTCAGGAGCGGTGGAGGAGCCGGGGGCGGGTCCTGTGTCCCGGGCTTTCTCATTTGAATAGGAGGAGCAGATTCGTCACGGCCGTGGCGGCCGGAACTAATTCGGTTAAGTGAGGAATTGGAGAGAGAGGTCCGCCACTACTCAGGAGCAGGCCTTCAGAAAGATAGTATTAATCTCCGGGCCGAAGCTTCTGTCCGTTTCGATCTTCAGTCTTCTCCTTCAGGACGTGAATCTGCTGCCAAAACTCGAGGATCCAGTGACTCGGCAGGAGAAGATGGCGACCGTGTGGGATGAGGCTGAGGTGCGCGCTGGGggaattggggatccctgagcCGGGGCCAGTGGGAAGACGCCCTTGGTGGGAGGCCTCGAAGAGGTTGGGGGGTCGAGTTCTGGCCTGGTCTCGGGGTCGGGGCCGCTTGGGATGTGGGCAAGGGGCTCGACTCCTTCAATTCGGTTTTATGAGCAGGGAAGCTGAGGCTGTTAGTGGGGTTCGGAGGAGGCGGAATCCTTGCCCTgagttaaacaaaaaaaatttttttaacagcaaGATGGAATCGGGGAGGAGGTGCTCAAGATGTCCACAGAAGAGATTATCCAGCGCACACGGCTGCTGGACAGTGAGATCAAGGTGGGCTCACAGCCCCGGTGGCCGGCAGCGATGCCCCCACAGGGCCGGCCCTGGAGATCCCAGCGGCTTCTTTTACGTTCTTCTCACGGCCTTTCCAGGAAGACGTAGGGCCCgcggattatttaaaaaaaaaaaaaaaaaaaggaaaaactaagccTTACCTCTGGGAGACCGAGTGGTGGGAAGGCAGGTCTGAGAGGAttcatcaggctcccttttcCAGTGAGgtctttaaataatttctcttgaGAATCTTTCTTTTAGGGAgcccacattttacagatgaggaaacaggttttTTACTGTGCTGAAGTAGGAGCCCTTAATGAGAAGCAGGAGCTAAAACCTATATTTGCTTGATTCAGAGCCctgctcttttccctctgctgcaACTGCTTCAGGAGGTTTCCAGACGGAGTCAGCGGATGCAGGAAGGTCCCCCTGGTCCCTCTGGGCCTCACCAGTTACAGGGCCCTCCCTAGGATAAGGGTGAGCCAAGGCTGAACATTTGCTTCCACTTGCCCTCATCCCAGATCATGAAGAGTGAAGTGTTGCGAGTTACCCATGAACTCCAGGCCATGAAAGACAAGATCAAAGAGAACAGTGAGAAAATCAAAGTGAACAAGACCCTGCCATATCTTGTCTCCAACGTCATcgaggtgtgtgtgtatgtggaggggaagagaaagggtCAGCTGGGCTTGGAGGCAGCCTACAGTAGGGCCATTGGAGAAAGAGTGGGTGAAAGTTTTGAGGCCCAAATTGCATTTAGAGCTCTGCCTTGCGGGGCCCCCTCCCTAGTGTGCATTTCCAGGGCACTATACACACATGTCGATACCCTGAAGAGGCCTAAGAAGCCACACATTTCCTCCTTACTTGGAGGTAGAGAGCTCTCTGCAGAGAAGCAACACCTAAATGGATCTTATCAATGCCCTGGGCCTGGGATAGTTTGAGGAGTGAGGTGGATTGTCTTGGCCTGGGAAGCATTGGACTCTGGGGAGTGGAGGGGGCTGAGCAGGACCTCTTGACCTGagcttcctccccccccccccccccagcttttaGATGTTGATCCCAATGACCAAGAAGAGGATGGTGCCAATATTGACCTGGATTCTCAGAGGAAGGGTAAATGTGCAGTGATCAAAACCTCTACACGACAGGTGAGGATAGCTCTAGGATAGAACTGAGGAGGGTGAGGAATGGATGTGGGACAGGACCAGGGAGCTTTATTGAGGACAGTAACTGAGATTGAACCTGGAATTTTTCCTACAGACATACTTCTTGCCTGTGATTGGGTTGGTGGATGCTGAAAAGCTAAAGCCAGGAGATTTGGTGGTGAGCGGTGTCCCTGAGCCCAGGGAGGGCTTTTCCAATGAGGTTTCTCCCATGGACTAGCTGAgcctctgccccaggcccaggtCACTGTTGGCCCTGCATCTTGGCAGAGCATCGTGGAGAGTTTGAGCTTGTCTGCTTGCTCTTTGGTTGTCGTCTTTCCtagtcctttattttcctttcagtgtACAGACACCTGCCACACAGCCATTTAGTTAGGTCTTGAGCTGGGACAAATCTGAAGGCTTCGTGCTCTGTCCCCAGGGTGTGAACAAAGACTCCtatctgatcctggagaccctgcccACAGAGTATGACTCACGGGTGAAGGCCATGGAGGTGGATGAGAGGCCCACAGAACAATATAGTGACATCGGGGGCCTGGATAAGCAGATTCAGGAGGTGAGAGAAGCACTGGCCAGTAGCAGCCAGTAGCAGCCTTGCCGGCCATTTGTGGTTTTTTTGCTTCATTGACCAGAGCACTTACTGCCAATGTGCCTCTTAGCATAGCATCCTAGGGATGTAAGGAGGCTGCTGTGTAACAGTTTAGGAGGCTGAAGTCCAGAGAGCTTAAATGACTTGTTGAGGGTCACAGAAGGTTAGGGCCAGAGCGGTGACTAGAACTCAGGTTCCTGGTTCTTCCCCTGGTACCTTTCTACTATATCTTGCTGTCCCTGGAGCAGCCATAACTAGCCTTGGTGGGATGAGCATCCTGGGTCCTTTTGATGCAGGGGAAGGAGAGTCAGTGTCTCTGAATTGGAGTAGGAGGGATATGGGTTATTAGGGTTGAGGTCATTAAGTGTTGGGCTGTAGGAGCCCTTGGGGCGTCACTCTCCTCACCCAGGACTTCTTCCTGGCAGCTGGTGGAAGCTATTGTCTTGCCAATGAACCACAAGGAGAAGTTCGAGAACTTGGGGATCCAGCCTCCAAAAGGGGTGTTGATGTATGGCCCCCCAGGTACAGGGAAGACACTGCTGGCCCGGGCTTGCGCTGCACAAACCAAGGTGAGTGCTTtgggagaaaatgaggaagaaagaagcagaagctAAAGCTCTACCAAATGGGCTGAGAGGGACTTCCCTTGGTGTCTTTGGCCTGACTCTCATTGCCATGCCCCCCCAACAGGCTACCTTCCTGAAGCTGGCTGGCCCCCAGCTGGTGCAGATGTTCATTGGGGATGGTGCCAAGCTGGTCCGGGATGCCTTTGCCCTGGCCAAGGAGAAAGCACCATCCATTATCTTCATTGATGAGCTGGATGCCATTGGCACTAAGCGGTAAGGGGGTGCTGAGTGCCACCAAGGAGATCGTTCTAAATTCTGTTTCCCACCCTGTCCCCTGCTTCCCCTGGAATGGTGACAGCTCTACTCTTCTGGTTTTACTTCCTGAATTCTGTTCTGACTAGCTcccctgcttcttttcttctgactATCCATTCTCCTCATGGTTGCCAGCATGTTCCTTTCATACATGCTCGCTTCACTCCCATGCACCCACACTCCCTCAGACGGACATCCTACTCAGAATTTTTCATGGGCTCCCCATTGCTCCTTGGGATAAATGCTGGGCTGAGCATGGCTTGCATGGTCCCCTCTGGCTGTCCCTGATCTGCTCCACTGCATCCCGGACCTGCCCCGGCCCCCATGTCTTCACAGCATccctttggtttgtttgtttgtttgtttgtttgtttttattttttaaagattttatttattcgtgaaagacacagaggagagagaggcagagacataggcagaggaagaagcaggctctatgcagggagcctgatgtgggactcgatccgaggtctaccaggatcacaccccaggccacaggcggcattaaaccgctgcgccactggggctgcccctatttatttttttaaagatatttgagagagtgtgtgtgcctggagtggggacagaggaagaaggagaatctccaacagactccctgccgagtgTAGAGCCCGACTCGGGCTAtctcatgaccccgggatcataacttgagccgaaaccaagagtcagactcttaactgactgagccacccagggcccaaATATCCTTTCGGTTTATAGACCCGCTCCATAATCCAAGCCCTGGCGGGAGAGATTTTGCACTTGTTCCCTTTCTGGAATGTACTTTTCCCATTCTTTATTGGTTGGTTGCTAGCCTGTTTGTTCTCAGCCTAAGGGATACTTCCTCAGGGATGCCTGCCTGGGCTCCCCCTTACGCTCCAAGTCTGGATCCCCTATTTCTAGGCTTTAGGGCAGGCAGTGGCAGGGGCACATTCACTGGGGGATAGCCCAGGCAGTGGCTGgttttgctcactgctgtatcctcagcCTGGCTGATCCCAGGAGCTCTCCAGTCTCTGACACCTGTTCTGTGCCAGTCCTGGGCTGAGGGCCCCACGCTGAATGAGACCTTTTCCTTCCCTGGACAGTTGGATTAGGCTtccagggggtggaggaggggaaggctCTTCCCAAGCTGTGGCCTCACCAGTGTCTTGGGCCTCCTGTGTGTCCCAGCTTTGACAGTGAGAAGGCCGGAGATCGGGAGGTGCAGAGGACAATGTTGGAGCTTCTGAACCAGCTGGATGGGTTCCAACCCAACACTCAAGTAAAGGTGAGTATTGTCATCACAGATAAAGGAAATGGGGCCAGGGACCTCCTCGGTCACCCAGCTTAGTGCAGCTAGAATTAGGGTTAAGGTTGTCTTGCTGTTTGATCTGGACCCTGGGCTGCCTCTGtctgcttgctgtctctctgGGAGCCCCGGCTTCCTCAGTTCACCTTGCTGCCTCTGCCCTTGCTCAGGTCATTGCAGCCACCAACAGGGTGGACATCCTCGACCCTGCACTGCTCCGCTCAGGCCGTCTGGACCGGAAGATTGAATTCCCAATGCCCAACGAGGAGGCCCGGGCCAGAATCATGCAGATCCACTCCCGCAAGATGAATGTCAGGTGAGTGAGGACATGAGCAAGGCGCTGAGCCCCAAAGAGCCATCTTTGTTGTCTTGGTCCTGAGCGTCCCCAGGTCTCTGCCACCCCTTCCCTGATCACGTGTTCTACATGCCAGCCTCCATTTCTCCCCAGAAGCCTGAGATAGAACCTTACTGGTGTCTGGGCCCTGGTTCTGGGTGCTCTCCTCCTTAGAATcaccctgcccttcctccctcatGGTCCAAAGTTGCACAGGTGGAGGTCCTCAGTTTCCTTGACTTCCCGTCTTGGCAGATGAGCACAGCCCAGCATGGCCCTGAAGAATCAGCTAGGGGCCACTGGGCTCTGAAGAATCAGCTAGGGGCCAAATGGACTTGGGTTCAGATCTGTGTGACCTCTAGTAGGTGGTATTTCCCATCTAAGCCTGAATTTTCTTATCTGGTGCTTGGAGATAATGTCACTGACCATGTGGGGCCATGGCACTGTCAAGTGAAGTGCTTGGTGTGGGAGATCAGGGCAGCGCTGTGCTGATGCAAGGCCTACACTACTCAAAAAAGGGGAAGACTGCCATCCTCTTGCCCCCTTACCCCAGGCTGAATCAGTCCCTGGGATCTTTGGTGCAGATTTCTAGAAGGCTAGAGctcaagagacacagaaataacCTGGTCTCTGCTTTGACCTCCCTGCCCTTTGTCCTCTGTCTCGTACTGAGAAGAGAACAAGGCACAGCAGGGAAGGGATTGCCATTGTCGTGGGGCGAGGGGACCTTGCTGCTTGATGGGGGGTGTGGGAGGacatctccctctcttccctctagCCATCAATAACTGAGTCCTGGGGTCTTTGTCTCTActccttctcctcccacccagTCCTGATGTGAACTACGAGGAGCTGGCCCGCTGTACGGATGACTTCAATGGGGCCCAGTGCAAGGCCGTGTGTGTGGAGGCGGTGAGTGGGAGCACGTGGAGAGGGGATTGCTTCATGCTTTCTTGCCCCCCTTCCCTGAACAGGATGGGGCTTGTGACTGCAGGAGACTGCTGGGTGAGGGAGGCTCAGAAGGCTGAGGCACTTGAGAGCTGGGTCACAGGTGCGGGAAGGCACCCTAGAGCCTGTCTGTCCTGGGTGCAGGGCATGATCGCGCTGCGCAGGGGTGCCACGGAGCTCACGCATGAGGACTACATGGAAGGCATCCTGGAGGTGCAGGCCAAGAAGAAAGCCAACCTGCAGTACTACGCCTAGGAGGTTGCTCGCCACACCTGCTCCCTGGTCTGGTGCtggttaaaattcaaaataaaagatgGTTTCAGGTCCCTGCCACCTGTCTGTTGCACGttccctggggcctgggtggAAGAGCATACCCGTTCTCCCCAGATGCCGCTGCCTGGAAACCCTAGACTGCCATGGGCCTCAAAGCAGTTGTCAGGTGAGGCCCCAGGGAAGGATGGGTATGGATTACAGCTGCTGCCTGGGGTCTTCCGGCCTCCCCCCACCATGTCCGTGTCCTTTCCGACCCCTTTCCCACTCCCCGCCCCACCTGTTGGCTTCGGAGCTTGGGGCCCTACAGCTCCAGGACCAAGGACCGGAATAGAAGCCAGCCTCTCGCCTCTCACATTTTGCTGCCTTTGTCCTTGCTTCCCTGGAAAGCCAGGCTCTAGGTCTTTGCTCCTTGGACAACCTCCCGTTTCTTGGCCCCTGagctgcctcttcctccctgtgTCATTAACtttcttggctcttttttttttttttaagaactattttatttatttgagacagtgaaAACAAGCAGGGGGATCTGCAGacggagaggaagaagcaggctccccactgagcagggagcccaatgtggggctcagtcctaggaccctgggatcatgacctcagtcaaaggcagacatttcaccaaTTGAGCCACCGTTGCGCTCCTCTTGGCTCATTTCTTCTTGCTGAGAACTGAACCTTGAGCAAGAACACTGAGGGCCCTTCTAGGCCTGACCTTTGGTCACAAGTGTTCTCCCCCGCCCCGTTCCACTGTCAGCCCCCCTCCCCGTCAGGCCCCATGTCCTGTCCATTTCCTTGCAGATCTCGTTAGTTTTCTGCTTGCCTACCTTCCAGCCCCCCCACACCATAGCTGTTCTAGTGGCTTCACTGAGGGCTCGCTCTGGGCCCCATGCTGAACGGCTCTCGTGCATAATTTGATCTGGTTGTCTCAGTGGCCCCCAGCAGGTCAGTCCCATTTCATAAATGTGTGTAAGCAGCTGGGCCAGGATTGCTCTTAGGACAtagctgggatttaaacccaggacAGTAAAGCATGTCTGCTTTCTACTGTGCTTCCAACGGCAGCTTTGCTGGGCCCCAGGATGCCTTTTAGGGTAAGAGCCCCTAAAAACTCCTGTCAGC is a window of Vulpes lagopus strain Blue_001 chromosome 11, ASM1834538v1, whole genome shotgun sequence DNA encoding:
- the PSMC3 gene encoding 26S proteasome regulatory subunit 6A, whose translation is MATVWDEAEQDGIGEEVLKMSTEEIIQRTRLLDSEIKIMKSEVLRVTHELQAMKDKIKENSEKIKVNKTLPYLVSNVIELLDVDPNDQEEDGANIDLDSQRKGKCAVIKTSTRQTYFLPVIGLVDAEKLKPGDLVGVNKDSYLILETLPTEYDSRVKAMEVDERPTEQYSDIGGLDKQIQELVEAIVLPMNHKEKFENLGIQPPKGVLMYGPPGTGKTLLARACAAQTKATFLKLAGPQLVQMFIGDGAKLVRDAFALAKEKAPSIIFIDELDAIGTKRFDSEKAGDREVQRTMLELLNQLDGFQPNTQVKVIAATNRVDILDPALLRSGRLDRKIEFPMPNEEARARIMQIHSRKMNVSPDVNYEELARCTDDFNGAQCKAVCVEAGMIALRRGATELTHEDYMEGILEVQAKKKANLQYYA